A single region of the Salvia miltiorrhiza cultivar Shanhuang (shh) chromosome 8, IMPLAD_Smil_shh, whole genome shotgun sequence genome encodes:
- the LOC131001667 gene encoding peptide methionine sulfoxide reductase A5, translated as MKVTALVFLVTFISLAANSALSIRFPDRISNDPNQGSDHPLKTAVFALGSFWRSEATFGCQNGVVRTTAGYAGGSRPNPEYRSLGDHAESVQVEYDPRITSFRELLDVFWSSHDSRQVFGQGPDVGNQYRSLIFTNSTEESRIAALSKEKEQTRSKTSVITTQIQQLVVFYPAEPEHQKFELKRNPFLLQLIGNLSEEDLERSNLATKLNGYAAELCPPRLQRQIDAKINDIVRKGWPILREI; from the exons ATGAAGGTGACTGCTTTAGTTTTCCTCGTCACTTTCATTTCCTTAGCTGCGAACTCAGCACTGAGCATCAGATTTCCGGATCGGATCTCCAATGACCCAAATCAAGGATCCGATCATCCCCTTAAAACTGCGGTTTTCGCTCTCGGCAGCTTTTGGAGGTCGGAGGCGACGTTTGGATGCCAAAACGGCGTCGTCAGAACCACCGCTGGTTATGCCGGCGGATCTAGGCCTAATCCCGAGTACCGAAGCTTAGGCGACCATGCGGAGTCCGTGCAG GTAGAATACGATCCCAGGATTACAAGTTTCCGAGAACTACTTGATGTCTTTTGGAGTAGTCATGATTCTAGGCAAGTGTTCGGGCAAGGTCCTGATGTTGGGAATCAATACAG GTCTTTAATCTTTACAAACAGCACTGAAGAATCTAGGATTGCTGCTCTCAGCAAAGAAAAGGAGCAAACACGATCAAAGACCAGTGTTATTACCACTCAAATTCAACAGCTAGTAGTATTTTATCCTGCGGAGCCAGAACATCAG AAATTTGAGCTTAAACGCAATCCTTTTCTTCTTCAATTGATTGGAAACTTGTCCGAGGAAGATCTTGAGAGGTCCAACCTAGCAACAAAACTGAATGGATATGCAGCAGAGCTTTGTCCCCCTAGGTTGCAGAGGCAGATTGACGCCAAGATCAATGACATCGTAAGAAAAGGCTGGCCAATTCTAAGGGAGATCTAA